Proteins co-encoded in one Malus sylvestris chromosome 7, drMalSylv7.2, whole genome shotgun sequence genomic window:
- the LOC126629967 gene encoding putative expansin-B2 isoform X2: protein MALFLQHNSLSITTLVTLFSILLNLNHSCCFNPKLFNVSKLQSDWSPAGATWYGPADGAGTDGGACGYLDTVENPPFSKLVSAGGPSLFKSGKGCGTCYQVKCTGNSACSGNQATVIITDECPGCTSESVHFDMSGTAFGAMAISGHEGQLRNAGVLQIQYKSYPGVTITFRVDSGSDPYYFGTLIEFEDGAGDLMEVHLKQNDDSDSWLSMQESWGAVWKLNSGSTLQAPLSIRLTASNGQSVVANNVIPTGWQPGQTYRSVVNFEV, encoded by the exons ATGGCTCTTTTTCTTCAACATAATTCATTGTCTATCACTACTCTTGTAACCTTGTTTTCTATTCTACTAAACCTAAACCATAGTTGTTGCTTCAACCCAAAACTCTTTAACGTCTCAAAGCTTCAGTCTGACTGGTCACCGGCCGGTGCAACTTGGTATGGACCCGCTGACGGTGCTGGGACTGATG GGGGTGCTTGTGGTTATCTGGATACTGTAGAAAACCCTCCATTCTCTAAATTGGTGTCGGCTGGAGGCCCTTCTTTATTCAAATCAGGAAAAGGATGTGGAACTTGTTATCAG GTGAAGTGCACGGGGAATTCTGCATGCTCAGGCAATCAGGCAACTGTGATTATAACTGATGAGTGCCCAGGATGTACTTCAGAATCTGTTCATTTTGATATGAGTGGCACTGCCTTCGGTGCCATGGCGATTTCTGGCCATGAGGGTCAATTGCGGAATGCGGGAGTCTTGCAGATTCAATACAAAAG TTATCCTGGTGTGACAATAACCTTCCGCGTCGACTCGGGTTCAGACCCTTACTATTTTGGAACTCTAATAGAATTTGAAGATGGAGCAGGTGACCTAATGGAAGTTCACCTCAAACAAAATGATGACTCGGACTCGTGGCTCTCCATGCAGGAATCGTGGGGTGCAGTTTGGAAACTAAACTCAGGCTCAACATTGCAAGCCCCATTATCAATTAGGCTGACTGCAAGCAACGGCCAGTCCGTTGTAGCAAATAATGTTATTCCGACTGGTTGGCAACCAGGCCAGACTTACCGGTCGGTTGTCAACTTCGAAGTCTAA
- the LOC126629967 gene encoding putative expansin-B2 isoform X1: MALFLQHNSLSITTLVTLFSILLNLNHSCCFNPKLFNVSKLQSDWSPAGATWYGPADGAGTDGGACGYLDTVENPPFSKLVSAGGPSLFKSGKGCGTCYQVKCTGNSACSGNQATVIITDECPGCTSESVHFDMSGTAFGAMAISGHEGQLRNAGVLQIQYKRVNCSYPGVTITFRVDSGSDPYYFGTLIEFEDGAGDLMEVHLKQNDDSDSWLSMQESWGAVWKLNSGSTLQAPLSIRLTASNGQSVVANNVIPTGWQPGQTYRSVVNFEV; this comes from the exons ATGGCTCTTTTTCTTCAACATAATTCATTGTCTATCACTACTCTTGTAACCTTGTTTTCTATTCTACTAAACCTAAACCATAGTTGTTGCTTCAACCCAAAACTCTTTAACGTCTCAAAGCTTCAGTCTGACTGGTCACCGGCCGGTGCAACTTGGTATGGACCCGCTGACGGTGCTGGGACTGATG GGGGTGCTTGTGGTTATCTGGATACTGTAGAAAACCCTCCATTCTCTAAATTGGTGTCGGCTGGAGGCCCTTCTTTATTCAAATCAGGAAAAGGATGTGGAACTTGTTATCAG GTGAAGTGCACGGGGAATTCTGCATGCTCAGGCAATCAGGCAACTGTGATTATAACTGATGAGTGCCCAGGATGTACTTCAGAATCTGTTCATTTTGATATGAGTGGCACTGCCTTCGGTGCCATGGCGATTTCTGGCCATGAGGGTCAATTGCGGAATGCGGGAGTCTTGCAGATTCAATACAAAAG AGTGAACTGCAGTTATCCTGGTGTGACAATAACCTTCCGCGTCGACTCGGGTTCAGACCCTTACTATTTTGGAACTCTAATAGAATTTGAAGATGGAGCAGGTGACCTAATGGAAGTTCACCTCAAACAAAATGATGACTCGGACTCGTGGCTCTCCATGCAGGAATCGTGGGGTGCAGTTTGGAAACTAAACTCAGGCTCAACATTGCAAGCCCCATTATCAATTAGGCTGACTGCAAGCAACGGCCAGTCCGTTGTAGCAAATAATGTTATTCCGACTGGTTGGCAACCAGGCCAGACTTACCGGTCGGTTGTCAACTTCGAAGTCTAA